The Desulfatibacillum aliphaticivorans DSM 15576 DNA window TCGATTCCGCTTACCATGCGCCGCCCCTGGACGTGCGCATGAAAGTCCTGGCCGAGTTGAAGGAGTTCCGGGAAAGCAGGGATCCGGAAAAACTGAAACAAGGGTTAAAGGCCGTTTATCTGGCGTCCAAGCATGGCGAGAACGTCGTCAGGCCAATCATAGACGCCATCAAGGCCGGAATGACGCTTGGCGAGATGGTGGGCGTGATAAGGCTTGGTTACAGCCTGCCGTACGACAACCTCAATCAAATCGACACGCCTGAATACGTCAAAGTAATGCTCAAGGAGGCCAATTGATATGGAAAACAGAAAAATCCGCATACTCATCTCAAAGATCGGGTCGGATATCCATGAATTGGGCGCGTTCATGCTCCTGAACGCGTTCCGGGACGCCGGCATGGAGGCTATCTACACAGGCCGTTACCAGTCCCCGGCCGGGGTCGCCAAGGCGGCGGTGGCCGAGGACGTGGACGTCATTGCCTTGAGCGATCACACAGGCAGCATGCCGATTATCGCGGACTTTGTCATTCAGGAACTCAGAAAACTCGATGCGGACGATATCCACATTATCGCCGGCGGGCTTATTTCCACGGACGACGTTAAAAAGCTGGAGGAAATGAACGTCACCGGCAATTACACCGCCGGAACGCCGCTGGATGAAATTATCGAACACGTGAGAAAAGTGGTTCGCGCCTGAAAGAGAAGCTGAAAATGCCAAGAAGACTGCCGGTTGAGAAGGTCATTGAACTGATCGAAAAAAGGGACGTGAGGGGCCTGTCCAAAGGCGTTTCCATGATCGAAGACGGGGGGGAAGATCGGAACACGCTACTAAAACACGCCAAGAGCCGAATATCCTCGCCCGCCTTGTCCATAGGCTTTACAGGCCCGGGCGGAGTTGGAAAAAGTACGCTGATTAACAGCGTGATCAAAAAGCTGCGAGAATTCGACAAACACGTGGGCGTGATCGCCGTGGACCCCACCTCCCCCTATACGGGAGGCGCGGTGCTGGGCGACAGAATCAGGATGTTCGAACATAGCAACGACGACAAGGTGTTCATCAGAAGCCTGAGCACCCAGGACGCCATGGGCGGCATCTGCGAAGCCGCAAAACACGCCCTTAATCTGTACAAGGCCTTTGATTTTGACGTTATCCTGCTTGAAACCATCGGCGTTGGCCAGGACGAGGTGGACGTCTCCATATACGCCGACATCACCCTGGTGGTCTTCGCTCCCGGATTCGGCGACATCATGCAGGCCTGTAAAGCGGGAATTATGGAGATCGCGGACATTTTCGTGGTCAACAAGGCGGACAGGCCCGGAGCTGACGCGCTGCAGGAATATCTTCACAACATTCTTCAGTTCTCCAATGGAAATCACCGGCCGGAAATTGTCAAAACAGTCGCTGAAAGCGGCGAAGGAATCGACCAGTTGAT harbors:
- the meaB gene encoding methylmalonyl Co-A mutase-associated GTPase MeaB, with product MPRRLPVEKVIELIEKRDVRGLSKGVSMIEDGGEDRNTLLKHAKSRISSPALSIGFTGPGGVGKSTLINSVIKKLREFDKHVGVIAVDPTSPYTGGAVLGDRIRMFEHSNDDKVFIRSLSTQDAMGGICEAAKHALNLYKAFDFDVILLETIGVGQDEVDVSIYADITLVVFAPGFGDIMQACKAGIMEIADIFVVNKADRPGADALQEYLHNILQFSNGNHRPEIVKTVAESGEGIDQLIAALSRLAKFPRQSPEEKQRRRVSDEIRSFALAEVNRFINSRLNEMAEPVINGDLSSQEASEILLKQLFKAQ
- a CDS encoding cobalamin B12-binding domain-containing protein; the encoded protein is MENRKIRILISKIGSDIHELGAFMLLNAFRDAGMEAIYTGRYQSPAGVAKAAVAEDVDVIALSDHTGSMPIIADFVIQELRKLDADDIHIIAGGLISTDDVKKLEEMNVTGNYTAGTPLDEIIEHVRKVVRA